From Trichoplusia ni isolate ovarian cell line Hi5 chromosome 8, tn1, whole genome shotgun sequence, one genomic window encodes:
- the LOC113496997 gene encoding glutathione S-transferase-like isoform X3, whose translation MAKKLHYFNVNGLAEAIRYILHYTKQEFEDIRHDLATWPDEEFKKALPFGQLPIYVEGDKVLNQSLAITKYVARDSDLIPADHWQQAVLDSTVHNIYDFAKSLVQYNQEKDETKKEALKKVIVEETVDFYFSRFEKHLADNGGFFIGKLSWAEFILVGVIEGFNIFLGIEIEKNYPTVKKLVEKITHLPGVKEYIASREPYKAPQLRK comes from the exons atggCAAAGAAACTACATTATTTCAATGTGAACGGTCTCGCTGAGGCGATAAggtacattttacattacacGAAACAGGAGTTCGAGGATATCAGACACGATCTTGCAACTTGGCCTGATGAAGAATTTAAGAAAG cTCTCCCTTTCGGCCAGCTGCCCATATATGTGGAAGGTGACAAGGTTCTCAACCAGTCGCTCGCTATTACTAAGTATGTAGCGAGGGACAGCGACCTGATACCAGCTGATCACTGGCAGCAAGCCGTGCTTGACAGTACAGTCCACAATATTTATGACTTCGCCAAAA GTCTTGTACAATACAACCAGGAAAAAGATGAAACAAAGAAAGAGGCTCTCAAAAAAGTAATTGTTGAAGAAACCGTTGACTTTTACTTCTCAAGATTCGAAAAACACTTAGCAGATAATGGTGGATTCTTTATTGGAAAG TTATCGTGGGCTGAGTTTATTCTAGTCGGTGTAATTGAAGGATTCAATATTTTCCTGGgcattgaaattgaaaagaacTATCCCACTGTGAAAAAACTGGTTGAGAAGATCACTCATCTGCCCGGAGTTAAGGAGTACATTGCATCTAGAGAACCTTACAAAGCTCCCCAACTAaggaaatga
- the LOC113496997 gene encoding glutathione S-transferase-like isoform X2 has product MAKKLHYFNVNGVTEAIRYILHYTKQEFEDIRHDLATWPDEQFKKALPFGQLPIYVEGDKVLNQSLAITKYVARDSDLIPADHWQQAVLDSTVHNIYDFAKSLVQYNQEKDETKKEALKKVIVEETVDFYFSRFEKHLADNGGFFIGKLSWAEFILVGVIEGFNIFLGIEIEKNYPTVKKLVEKITHLPGVKEYIASREPYKAPQLRK; this is encoded by the exons atggCAAAGAAACTACATTATTTCAATGTGAACGGTGTCACTGAGGCGATAagatacattttacattacacGAAACAGGAGTTTGAGGATATCAGACACGATCTTGCAACTTGGCCTGATGAACAATTTAAGAAAG cTCTCCCTTTCGGCCAGCTGCCCATATATGTGGAAGGTGACAAGGTTCTCAACCAGTCGCTCGCTATTACTAAGTATGTAGCGAGGGACAGCGACCTGATACCAGCTGATCACTGGCAGCAAGCCGTGCTTGACAGTACAGTCCACAATATTTATGACTTCGCCAAAA GTCTTGTACAATACAACCAGGAAAAAGATGAAACAAAGAAAGAGGCTCTCAAAAAAGTAATTGTTGAAGAAACCGTTGACTTTTACTTCTCAAGATTCGAAAAACACTTAGCAGATAATGGTGGATTCTTTATTGGAAAG TTATCGTGGGCTGAGTTTATTCTAGTCGGTGTAATTGAAGGATTCAATATTTTCCTGGgcattgaaattgaaaagaacTATCCCACTGTGAAAAAACTGGTTGAGAAGATCACTCATCTGCCCGGAGTTAAGGAGTACATTGCATCTAGAGAACCTTACAAAGCTCCCCAACTAaggaaatga
- the LOC113496997 gene encoding glutathione S-transferase-like isoform X1, with protein sequence MAKKLHYFNVNGLAEAIRYILHYTKQEFEDIRHDLATWPDEEFKKALPFGQLPLYLEGDKVLNQSLAITKYVARDSDLIPADHWQQAVLDSTVYNIYDFVKSLVQYNQEKDETKKQAIKKVIVEETVDFYFSRFEKHLAENGGFFIGKLSWAEFVLVGVIEAFNLFVNIEIEKNYPSVKKLVEKITHLPGVKEYIASRGPYKAPQLRK encoded by the exons atggCAAAGAAACTACATTATTTCAATGTGAACGGTCTCGCTGAGGCGATAAggtacattttacattacacGAAACAGGAGTTCGAGGATATCAGACACGATCTTGCAACTTGGCCTGATGAAGAATTTAAGAAAG cTCTCCCTTTCGGCCAGCTGCCCTTATATTTGGAAGGTGACAAGGTTCTCAACCAGTCGCTCGCTATTACTAAGTATGTAGCGAGGGACAGCGACCTGATACCAGCTGATCACTGGCAGCAAGCCGTCCTTGATAGTACGGTCTACAATATCTATGACTTcgtaaaaa GTCTCGTACAATACAACCAGGAAAAAGATGAAACCAAGAAACAGGCTATCAAAAAAGTTATCGTTGAAGAAACCGTTGACTTTTACTTCTCAAGATTCGAAAAGCACTTGGCAGAGAATGGTGGATTCTTCATTGGAAAG ttatccTGGGCTGAGTTTGTTCTAGTCGGTGTAATTGAAGCATTCAATCTTTTCGtgaatattgaaattgaaaagaacTATCCCTCTGTGAAAAAACTGGTTGAGAAGATCACTCATCTGCCCGGAGTTAAGGAGTACATTGCTTCTAGAGGACCTTACAAAGCTCCTCAACTAaggaaatga
- the LOC113496999 gene encoding glutathione S-transferase-like — protein MAKKLHYFNVNGVTEAIRYILHYTKQEFEDIRHDLATWPDEQFKKALPFGQLPIYVEGDKVLNQSLAITKYVARDSDLIPADHWQQAVLDSTVHNIYDFAKSLVQYNQEKDETKKEALKKVIVEETVDFYFSRFEKHLADNGGFFIGKLSWAEFILVGVIEGFNIFLGIEIEKNYPTVKKLVEKITHLPGVKEYIASREPYKAPQLRK, from the exons atggCAAAGAAACTACATTATTTCAATGTGAACGGTGTCACTGAGGCGATAagatacattttacattacacGAAACAGGAGTTCGAGGATATCAGACACGATCTTGCAACTTGGCCTGATGAACAATTTAAGAAAG cTCTCCCTTTCGGCCAGCTGCCCATATATGTGGAAGGTGACAAGGTTCTCAACCAGTCGCTCGCTATTACTAAGTATGTAGCGAGGGACAGCGACCTGATACCAGCTGATCACTGGCAGCAAGCCGTGCTTGACAGTACAGTCCACAATATTTATGACTTCGCCAAAA GTCTTGTACAATACAACCAGGAAAAAGATGAAACAAAGAAAGAGGCTCTCAAAAAAGTAATTGTTGAAGAAACCGTTGACTTTTACTTCTCAAGATTCGAAAAACACTTAGCAGATAATGGTGGATTCTTTATTGGAAAG tTATCGTGGGCTGAGTTTATTCTAGTCGGTGTAATTGAAGGATTCAATATTTTCCTGGgcattgaaattgaaaagaacTATCCCACTGTAAAAAAACTGGTTGAGAAGATCACTCATCTGCCCGGAGTTAAGGAGTACATTGCTTCTAGAGAACCTTACAAAGCTCCCCAACTAaggaaatga
- the LOC113497000 gene encoding glutathione S-transferase-like isoform X2: protein MAKKLHYFNVNGLAEAIRYILHYTKQEFEDVRHDLATWPDEEFKKTLPFGQLPIYLEGDKVLNQSLAITKYVARDSDLIPADHWQQAVLDSTVYNIYDFVKSFEQYNQEKDETKKEALRKVIVEETIDFYFSRFEKHLADNGGFFIGKLSWAEFILVGVIEGFNIFLGIEIEKNYPTVKKLVEKITHLPLVKEYIASRGPYKAPQLRK, encoded by the exons ATGGCAAAGAAACTACATTATTTCAATGTGAACGGTCTCGCTGAGGCCATAAggtacattttacattacacGAAACAGGAGTTTGAGGATGTCAGACACGATCTTGCAACTTGGCCTGATGAAGAATTTAAGAAAA CTCTCCCTTTCGGCCAGCTACCCATATATTTGGAAGGTGACAAGGTTCTCAACCAGTCGCTCGCTATTACTAAGTATGTAGCGAGGGACAGCGACCTGATACCAGCTGATCACTGGCAGCAAGCCGTGCTTGACAGTACAGTCtacaatatttatgacttcGTCAAAA GTTTTGAACAATACAACCAGGAAAAAGATGAAACAAAGAAAGAGGCTCTCAGAAAAGTAATTGTTGAAGAAACCATTGACTTTTACTTCTCAAGATTCGAAAAACACTTAGCAGATAATGGTGGATTCTTTATTGGAAAG ttatcgTGGGCTGAGTTTATTCTAGTCGGTGTAATTGAAGGATTCAATATTTTCCTGGgcattgaaattgaaaagaacTATCCCACTGTGAAAAAACTGGTTGAGAAGATCACTCATCTGCCCCTAGTTAAGGAGTACATTGCATCTAGAGGACCTTACAAAGCTCCTCAACTAaggaaatga
- the LOC113497000 gene encoding glutathione S-transferase-like isoform X1: MAKKLHYFNVNGLAEAIRYILHYTKQEFEDVRHDLATWPDEEFKKTLPFGQLPIYLEGDKVLNQSLAITKYVARDSDLIPADHWQQAVLDSTVYNIYDFVKSFEQYNQEKDETKKEALRKVIVEETIDFYFSRFEKHLADNGGFFIGKLSWAEFVLVGIIEATNIFMGIEIEKNYPTVKKLVEKITHLPGVKEYIASRGPYKTPQLRK, translated from the exons ATGGCAAAGAAACTACATTATTTCAATGTGAACGGTCTCGCTGAGGCCATAAggtacattttacattacacGAAACAGGAGTTTGAGGATGTCAGACACGATCTTGCAACTTGGCCTGATGAAGAATTTAAGAAAA CTCTCCCTTTCGGCCAGCTACCCATATATTTGGAAGGTGACAAGGTTCTCAACCAGTCGCTCGCTATTACTAAGTATGTAGCGAGGGACAGCGACCTGATACCAGCTGATCACTGGCAGCAAGCCGTGCTTGACAGTACAGTCtacaatatttatgacttcGTCAAAA GTTTTGAACAATACAACCAGGAAAAAGATGAAACAAAGAAAGAGGCTCTCAGAAAAGTAATTGTTGAAGAAACCATTGACTTTTACTTCTCAAGATTCGAAAAACACTTAGCAGATAATGGTGGATTCTTTATTGGAAAG TTATCGTGGGCTGAGTTTGTTCTAGTAGGTATAATTGAAGCAACCAATATTTTCATGGgcattgaaattgaaaagaatTATCCCACTGTGAAAAAACTGGTTGAGAAGATCACTCATCTGCCCGGAGTTAAGGAGTACATTGCATCTAGAGGACCTTACAAAACTCCTCAACTAAggaaatga